The Chitinophaga pinensis DSM 2588 region CACCCGTTACAAAACGATATGAACAGTTGATTACTGACCGGTGAAAAATATATCTGCCGGATTCAGTTTCTCCCTGTCTCTGTATATACCTGCATTCAGCCAGGCACCGGTACCGGTATTAAAGTATTGTACCCTGATGCGATGGAGTCCTTTGCGTAAAGGCACAAAGCCGTTACGGTCCTGCAGGTCATGCTGACCATCATTATCCACCACTACCTGATCGTCGATATAAAATACAGCGCCATCGTCGCTGTTCAGATGGAAATCATAGAGATCATCCGCAGGAATCTTTACCAGTCCCGTAAAAGTAACACCATACTCTTTTACTGATAAGGGACGGACATCTACTGCTGGCAGTATACCGCTGCTGTCGCCTTTTTCAGGCAATTGCTTTGCATTGGCAGGTACTGTTTTTACCAGGGAGAAACGCACGCCTTTTGCGCCCTGTTTTGTGGCAACAGCAGGTAGAAATGCTTTTCTTACATAGGAAGCGCTGTACAGCGGACTCACACGTCCCGTAGGTAGTACCACGATACAATTTAACTGTGCCGTACTATTTTCAGGAACGTTGATAGTGATAGGCTGTGTATAAGGTTTGCTGCGCAATCCGGGTTGTGTACCGTCAGTCGTATAATAGATCATACCCCCTTTTACCGGTGTCTTCAGTGTGACGCTCACTGTTGGTGTTGTCACCACTTTACTTTCCAGTCCGATAGGTTCCGGTATACGGAAATTAATACCGGCATAACTCATGCGGGAAAGCTCCAGTGGCAGCTTACGCAGGAAACGGTCATAATTCTTTTTACCAGGTTGTGCCCAGGCTATTTCAGATAAAGCCAGTGCACGTGGCCACAGCATATAATCCAGCATCTGCTGATCGGGAATAAACTCTGTCCATATATTGCCTTGCACACCTTTTATATAACGTTGTTCCGTTCGCGTTAGTGATGGAGGTAAAGGCTCATAATTATATACCGTTTTCAATGGCAGATAAGCAGCCGCATTCAGTGGTTCTGTAGAAGGTTGTCCTTGTGTATAGTCAAAATAGAGATAAGTATTAGGTGTCATGATGACATTGTGTTGCTGCTTTGCAGCTGCGATGCCACCTTCTTCTCCGCGCCAGCTCATAACGGTGGCATTGGCTGCCAGTCCGCCTTCCAGTATTTCATCCCATCCGATAATAGAACGTCCTTTACTATTGACAAACTTCTCCATACGCTGAATGAAATAACTCTGTAATGCGTGTTCGTCTTTCAGTCCCAGTCTGCGGATCATGCGCTGTACTTCTGCAGATTCTTTCCATCTGTCTTTCAGACATTCATCTCCGCCAATGTGGATAAACTGGCTGGGGAAGAGGTCTATCACTTCAGTCAATACATCCTGCAGGAAGGTAAACACGGAGTCATTCACAGGATTCAGTACATCTTTGGAAATGCCCCAGGTGGTGCGTACTTCATAAGGTCCTTTGGTATTACCGAAAGAGGGGTAAGCGGTGAGTACAGCCTGCGAGTGCCCAGGCATCTCTATTTCAGGAATGATCGTGATATTTCTTTCTGCTGCATATTTTACAATATCGCGTACTTCATCCTGTGTATAATAACCACCATAAGGTTTACCATCATAAGTAGTACTACGGCGATGATGTCCGACGATGGTCTCTTTCCTGGTGGAAGCAATCTCTTGCAGACGTGGATATTTCTTGATCTCGATACGCCATCCCTGGTCGTCGGTAAGGTGCCAGTGGAAGCGGTTGAATTTATAAAGTACCATCATATCGATAAACTCTTTGATGGCAGCAGGAGGGAAGAAGTGACGGCTCACGTCCAGCATCATACCACGATAAGCAAAACGTGGGTAGTCCTGGATCTTTACGCCGGGCAGATGAAGACTGCCGTTATAAGGTGTTTGTCTGACAGTGTCAGTCGCAGGTTTGATATTTTTATTAACAGGAAACAGTTGTATTAACGTTTGCAGACCGTAAAACAGTCCGGCTGCATCTCCCTGCAGATAGACCCGGCCGGTATTTACTTCGAGGATATATCCTTCCGCTTTACCACTGCGTGTCTCCACAATTTTGATAATGGAATTGGATGCTTGTCCGGATGCGGTTGCAGGACTGGCAGGGAGCTTGAAGTTATAATTACGTTGCAGGTAATCATTCAGGAATGCCGCTGTTTTTTCAGCGCCTTTGCCACTGTATTGAATGGCTGCCTGATCGTTTACAACAAAGCTGCCGGGCATAGGATTGAGCAGTAGTGGCTCAGGGATAATGGTGATGTCGCCGGTTTTCAGCTGTGCTGTACCAGATAGGTAACAGCAGATGGCGAGCATCGACAGGAATAATGTTTTCATATGCATCATGTTGGTATGGTTATTTACTGGCCGTTCCAAGTCATTGTCCATCTCCTCGTTTACTATATAGGATCAGCAGTCCGCCTGCCGGCGGGACTGCTGATATTGTTTTATTCATTTGTCAGGAATCCGCCTTTACCACGGTACAGCTTTATCTTGCCGTCCAGTTCCAGCGCCAGTACAGTCATGTATTTATCCTGTACGTTGGCAGGTACGTCAATGTATACCAGTCCGGGTACAGCGCTCCAGGAGATCTTACCTACCACCTTATGCGTCAGTTGCTGGCCATTGCCTGACACACTGATCTTTTTAATATTGTTCACCAGGCCTTTCACCATTACCTGACCGTTTACATTACCAGCCAGGAAGAGGTATAAGGTAGTGGAATCTTTTGATAAAGTGGTAGGACCATAAAAATGTCCTGCCGGAATTCCTGCTACCGTATTGAAAATAGCCGGCGCATGTTTTTTATTCCATGCCCCTAACTCTTTGAGTACATTCACTTCTTCAGCAGGAATGGTGCCATCTTCGGCAGGGCCGATATCCAGCAGCATATTACCGCCATTGCTGACAGCATCTGCAAAGATGGTGATGACTTCATAAGGCGTCTTGAAATTGGTATCATCGGGGTGATAGCCCCAGTTATTGTTGATGGTCATGCAGAGCTCCCACCAGTTGTAATGTGGTCTGGATACGGGGAAGTTCTGTTCAGGCGTATCATAATCGCCGTATGCCTGTAAGCGGCCATTGATGATGGTATTCGGGTTATGGCCGGTCAGCATCTTTCTGATTTTCACGGCTTCCCATTCTTCCGCGCTATGTTCCCAGTCGCCATCAAACCACCAGAGGTCAGGATTGTACTGTTGCATGACTTCTTTCAGCTGTCCTTCATAGAAGTTCAGGAAGCGTTGCCAGCGGGCAGGGTCTTTCTTTGCGTCGTAGCGGCTGCTGTCTTTCAGGAACTGCGGATAATCAGGATAACTCCAGTCGATCAGGGAGAAGTAGGCGCCGGCTTTGATACCCTGTTGGCGTAAGGCGTTATAGAGGGGCGTGAGTACATCCCGTTTGGCGGGTGTACTGTTGGCGATATCCAGTTTACTGAGCTTACTATCCCATAAAGCGACACCGTCGTGGTGTTTGGTGGTCATCACGGCATAGCGTGCACCAGATTCTTTGATCAGTGCGGCCCATTCTTCCGGGTGATAATTCTTTGCAGTGAAGCCTTTCAGCTGCTGCATATAATCTGTGTAGGAGATCTTCCTGTTATGGAAGGACCAGGATTCGTCTACTCCATTGACGGAATAGATACCCCAGTGAATGAAGATACCGAGTTTTGCATCTGCAAACCATTGCATTTTCTCACGAATGGAATCAGCTGTTGTGTGTTGTTGTGCGTTGAGACTTTTAAGCATTGGTAGTACAAGGGCTACCGATAATAGGAAACGTTTCATTCTATATTCACATGTGTTTATTGTGTAATGTTTTATAATTCTGACAAATTGCCCCGGTTGGTACGGGATTTGTTGCATGATGGCCCATAGGCGTAACAGTTTGGTAACAAAAAGAAGCTGTGAAAATAGTTTTAATGATTAAATTTATCGCCAGGAAAATGTTCATCGAATACATGAAAACACAAAAAAACAATCTATAAATGCAACCAACTTTATTGATCCTTGCTGCCGGTATGGCTAGCCGATACGGTAGCTTAAAACAGATCCAGCAGTTTGGCCCCAGCGGTGAAACAATTGTTGATTACTCCATTTACGATGCTATCCGTGCTGGTTTCGGCAAGATAGTGTTCATTATCCGTAAGGATTTTGAAAAAGAATTTAAAGAAATATTTGAACCTAAACTGAAAGGTCGTGTAGAGACGGATTATGTATTTCAGGAAATGGATGCATTTACAGATGGCTATGCAACGCCGGCTGACCGTACCAAACCATGGGGTACAGCGCATGCTATATTGTGTGCAAAAGATGCTATCAACGAACCCTTTGCAGTGATCAATGCAGATGATTTTTATGGTCGTGACTCATTTGAGAAAGCGGCTGCTTTCCTGAAAGATGCTGCTAAACCGGATGTATACTGTGTGGTTGGTTATCAGTTAAGTAAAACGATCAGTGAGCATGGTTCCGTTTCCCGCGGCGTATGTGCTGCTGACAGCGAAAGCAACCTGGCTGCTATCAATGAAAGAACCAAGGTATATAAAGACGGAGAGCAGATCGTGTATGAAGATGCTGATGGCAGCAAACACGAACTCGCACCGGATACCCCGGTTTCTATGAACTTCTGGGGTTTCCATCCTTCTGTATTTAAACTGAGCCAGGATCTGTTCAGAGACTTCCTGCAGCAGAATGGTGATAAACCGAAGTCAGAGTTCTTCATTCCGATCGTTGTAGATCATTTCATTAAGAACAAAGTAGGTGTTGTAAATGTGATCCCAACAGGAGCGCAGTGGTTTGGTGTTACTTATAAAGAAGATGCTCCCGGTGTACAGGAAAGTCTCTCTGCCCTGGTAAAAAGTGGGGAATATCCAGACAACCTCTGGAAATAGAACTGAAGAATTGTAATAATTTTGCTATTTGTATGGAATTTAGCTAAAGAATTGATGTTTTATTTCAAAAACTTCAAAAAGTGAAGTTTTGTTTGCGAAATAACTAAATCTTTGGATTGTATTGTTTTTTAGTTTTATGACCAATACATTTGTAGAAGCAAAATAAAAAGCGTCCCTCCATGTGGGTAAATAAAGACAACAATAAGATTAATCACATCGTAGCTCAGCTCAACTGGGCTATCACACTAGTCGTGATTGTCGTTGTCATTATTAGCCACCAGTATGGAGGATAGGTTAACGTGTACAATCACTAATGATAAACAAGACGCCTTCCTCCATCAGAGGAAGGCGTTTTTTTGTGCCTGTAATTACAAAGCAATCCAAAATCGAATTCTAATATCTGAATTATGTATAGCTATTACAACGAGAACACCATTCTTTACATTAACGGGGAGTATAAGAAAGCTACCGCGGCCACTACAGATTTGTATGGTCAGTCATTACATTATGGGTATGCTGTATTTGAAGGCATTCGTGCTTATAAAACAGCTGATGGAACTGTGAAGATTTTCAAAGCAAAAGAACACTTCGACAGATTTAAGCGTTCCTGCGAATTAATACACATGCCGTATCCATTTGATAATGACGAGCTGGTGAAAGCATGTTACAAAGTGCTGGAACTGAATAATATGGAAGAAGCGTACATCCGTCCGCTCGCTTTCTGCCCTCCGAACATGACACTGAAGGCTGCTGCCGAAACACATGTACTGATCTGTGCATGGGAATGGGGAGCATACCTGGGCGAAAAACTGCTGCGTGTGATGACCTCATCTTACCAGCGCCCAAATCCAAAAGCATTCAAGATCGAGTCTAAAACAGCTGGTCTGTATGTAAACTCTATCCTGGCTTCTCAGGAAGCAAAGGAACAGGGTTACGACGAAGCGCTGCTCCTGGATATCAACGGCTTTGTAGCTGAAGGTCCCGGCGCTAACCTGTTCTTCGAAAAAGACGGTAAGATCTTCACACCTCCTCCAGGCAACATCCTGCCAGGTATTACCCGTGCTACCGTGATCGAACTGTGTCATGAACTGGGTATTCCGCTGGAAGAGAAACTCTTTACTACTGACGAACTGAAAACAGCTGACTGCGTATTCTATTGCGGTACTGCTGCTGAAGTAGTAGGATGGGATTCACTCGATGGCCAGACTTTTAACAAGCCATGGGCTACTTCTCTGGGTAAACTGCTGCAGCAGGCTTACAAAGCGAAAGTACTTGAGAAAGAATTCGATCGCGCTGCGGTTCCGGTCGCGTAAGCCACTGGTATCAGTACACAGATATTCATGAAAACTCGTGCTGATTCAGGTTGTATTTCCTCTATATACTTCACCTGAGAGTGATACGCTATTGTTTAAAAGCAATAGTATAGTATCCCATTTTAATCAGATAGCTAACAAAGCATCACGCTTTGTACCCATGGTATAAAGCGTGATGCCTTCTATAATCACTTCGTTCAGGCCTCTCATTCTTCCCGTTGCAGCCTTTTTTAATCAAGTTGGAATTTGGATTTTTGAAAGTACGTTATCCAGTACCACGGCGGATTTGGTCACAAAACGAAGAGATTTGAAGACCGGCTAACCGGTCAGTAATTGGTTTGGAACTTGGCTTTTATCACTGCTATTTTGTACCTACTTAAATAGCAACCCGGAAATTTTTATAAACAGATGGAATTAAACAAATACAGCAAAACGCTCACGCAGGATCCAACACAGCCCGCCACACAGGCGCAGCTGTACGCACTCGGTTTAACTGAAGAAGACCTGAAGAAAGCGCAGGTAGGCATTGCCAGTATGGGCTATGACGGTAATCCATGTAACATGCACCTCAATGACCTCGCTCAGGAGGTCAAGAAAGGGGTCTGGGCTAATAATCTGGTCGGACTCACTTTCCATACTATTGGCGTCAGCGATGGTATGACAAATGGTACTCCGGGTATGCGTTATTCCCTGGTCAGCCGCGACCTGATTGCTGATTCCATCGAAACCGTTGTAGGCGCTCAGTATTATGATGGTGTGATCACCGTACCTGGCTGTGATAAAAACATGCCTGGCTCCCTGATCGCGATGGGACGTCTGAATCGTCCTTCTATCATGGTATATGGCGGTTCTACAGCTCCTGGTAAATACCAGGGAAAAGACCTGAACATTATCTCTGCATTTGAAGCGCTGGGTCAGAAAATGGCTGGTCAGCTCAGCGATGAAGACTTCAAAGGCATTGTACAGCATTCCTGCCCTGGCGCCGGCGCCTGTGGCGGTATGTATACGGCAAATACCATGTCTTCTGCTATTGAAGCATTAGGTATGAGCCTTCCTTATAGTTCTTCTAACCCTGCACTCAGCAAGGACAAAAAAGAAGAATGTCTGTCAGCTGGTAAATATATCCACATCCTCCTGGAGAAAGATATCAAGCCTTCTGATATCATGACGCTGGAAGCATTTGAAAATGCGGCTACCGTTGTGATGGCACTGGGTGGTAGTACCAATGCCGTACTGCACTTCATTGCAATCGCAAAGGCAATAGGCGTGAAATTCGGATTACCTGAATTCCAGCGTATCAGCGATAAAACACCACTGATCGCTGACCTGAAACCAAGTGGTAAATACCTGATGGAAGACCTGCACAACATTGGCGGCGTTCCATTAGTAATGAAATATCTGCTGAAAAAAGGCTACCTGCATGGTCACTGTCTGACAGTAACCGGCAAGACCCTGGCAGAAAACCTGGAAAGTGTACCAGATCTGGAATTCGAAGGACAGGATATCGTTGTTCCGGTGGAAAAACCAATAAAAGCGACTGGTCACATCCAGATGCTGTATGGTAACCTGGCAGAACTGGGTTCCGTAGCCAAGATTACCGGTAAGGAAGGACTGAGCTTCCGTGGTCCTGCGCGTGTGTTTGAAGGTGAATATGAACTGATCGCAGGTATTCAGAACGGTCGTGTGAAAGCAGGCGATGTGGTGGTAATCAGACAGGTAGGTCCAAAGGGCGCACCTGGTATGCCGGAAATGCTGAAACCAACATCCGCTATCATGGGTGTAGGTCTTGGTAAGAGCGTAGCGCTGATTACAGACGGACGTTTCTCTGGTGGTACACACGGTTTTGTAGTAGGACACATCACACCGGAAGCGGTAGAAGGTGGTACTATCGGACTGGTACAGGACAATGACATAATAGAAATTGACGCCGAAAAGAATACAATCAACGTGGAACTGAGTGCAGAAGAACTGGCTGCCCGCAGGGCGAAATGGGTAAAACCTGCGTTGAAAGTAACTAATGGTGTATTATATAAATATGCAAAACTCGTTTCAAATGCAACAGAAGGATGTGTTACCGATGAAGCCTGAGCCGGCTGAAAAGCGGACAGCTGCAACTGCTCCACTTAATATGACTGGTTCTGAGGCAGTGATCCGCTCGCTCATTGCAGAAGGTGTTGAAACCATTTTCGGCTATCCTGGCGGCGCTATCATGCCCATTTATGATGCCCTTTACGATTTCCAACAGGAAATTCATCATATACTGGTCCGTCACGAACAGGGTGCTACGCACGCTGCACAAGGTTATGCGCGTTCCTCCGGCAAAACAGGGGTGGTCTTCGCTACCTCCGGTCCGGGTGCTACCAACCTGGTGACAGGTCTGGCTGACGCTTATATGGATTCTACTCCGATGGTGTGTATTACCGGTCAGGTAGCTGCACATCTGCTGGGTACTGACGCCTTCCAGGAAACAGACGTGATTGGTATTACCATGCCGATCACCAAATGGAACATCCAGGTAACACGTCCGGAAGATATTCCAGGCGCTATCGCCAAAGCATTCTATATCGCAGGTAGCGGCCGTCCGGGCCCGGTACTGGTAGATATCACCAGGAATGCACAGGTAGCGAAATTTGATTTCGAATACAAGAAATGTGATTATATCCGCAGCTACCGTCCCGTACCAAGACTGGATCTTGAGGCAGTAGAAGCGGCAGCAGAACTGATCAATAATGCAAAGAAGCCGTATATATTCTGTGGCCACGGTGTATTGTTGTCAGGCGCTGAAAAAGAACTGATCGAACTGGCTGAAAAAGCTGGTATCCCGATCGCTTCCACCTTACTGGGTCTGTCAGCCGTTCCGGTTGATCATCCGAACTATGTAGGTTATCTCGGTATGCATGGTAACTATGCCCCGAATATCATGACCAACGAGTGTGATGTACTGATCGCGGTAGGTATGCGTTTCGACGACCGTATCACCGGTGATGTATCACAGTATGTGAAACAGGCAAAGGTAGTCCACGTAGAGATCGACGCCGCTGAAATCAACAAGATCATCAAAGCGGATGTAGCGGTACATGCAGATGCTAAAACAGCACTGGAAGCTTTGCTGGCACTGGTAAAACCTGCAAAACACGACGAGTGGATACAGTCCTTCCGTGAGGCAGATAAACAGGAAATAGAAAAAGTATCTACGAAAGAACTTTATCCTACTGAAGGTGGTTTAAAGATGGCGGAAGTAGTGCGCCTCATCTCTGAAAGAACCGAAGGTAAGGCGATACTGGTAACCGACGTCGGCCAGCACCAGATGATCGCTTCCCGTTACTATCGCTTTAAAGATCCGAATACCAACATCACTTCCGGTGGTATGGGTACAATGGGTTTTGCATTGCCGGCAGCAATGGGGGCAAAAGTAGGTGCGCCTGAAAAAGAAGTAGTGGCAGTAATCGGTGATGGTTGTTTCCAGATGACATTGCAGGAACTGGGTACGATCTATCAGTCTGAAATAGGCGTGAAAATAGTGATCCTGAATAACAACTTCCTGGGTATGGTGCGTCAATGGCAACAGCTGTTCTTTGACAAACGTTACTCTTCTACAGAAATGACCAACCCTGACTTCGTACAGATCGCAAAAGGGTTCTTCATTCCGGGTAGAAAAGTGACTGACCGTGCAGATATTACTGCTGCTGTAGATGAGATGATCTCTCACAAGGGCGCTTATCTGCTGGAAGTAGTCGTGGAGAAAGAAGACAACGTATTCCCAATGGTGCCTTCCGGCCAGCCGATCGCAAATATCAGGCTCGAGTAGCAGGAAGAAAGGTTCAGCAATCATTAACAACGAACACTATGCAAAAAGAATATACAATAACGGTTTATACGGAAGACAGGATTGGTATCACCAGTCGTATAACCGTTATTTTCACCCGCCGTGGAATAAATATCACGAGTCTTACAACGGCTGAAACAGAGATTCCTGGCGTATATAAGTTCATCATCACCGTGCTTTCTGAAAAAGAAAAACTGGTGAAGATCGTAGGTCAGATCGAAAGACTGATCGAAATCCACCGTGCATTTGTACATGAAGAAGACGAAGTGGTATACCAGGAACTCGCGCTGTACAAGATCTCTACAAAGGCGCTGCAGAACGGTAATATCGAACTGCTGATCCGTGAGAACAATGCACGCATCCTCACGATCACTGAAGACTACTTCGTACTCGAAAAAACCGGTCATCAGCAGGAGCTGATCGATCTGCAGGCAAAGCTTGCACCATACGGTCTGATCGAATATACCAAAAGTGGAAGGGTTGCCATTATCAAATGGAGCCGCCGTTTCCACGATCACCTGAAGGAGCTGGAAACACAGCGTCCTGACAACCTGAAGCAGGCTACTTATAAAGAACACACAGAAGTGTCTGCAGAAGAAGAAAGTATCTAGTTTACAATATTTATAAAAAAAACAAACACTATCAAAACATGGCAACCATCAATTTTGGAGGGGTACTGGAAGACGTAGTAACCAGAGAAGAATTCCCAATGGAAAAAGCTAGAGAAGTGCTGAAAGATGAAGTGATAGCTATCATCGGTTACGGCGTACAGGGTCCCGGCCAGGCACTGAACCTGAAAGATAACGGTTTCAACGTGATCATCGGTCAGCGTAAAGACTCTAAAACCTGGGATAAAGCTGTTGCTGACGGCTGGGTTCCTGGTCAGACGTTGTTCGAAATCGAAGAAGCTGCTCAGAAAGGTACGATCATTCAGTTCCTGTTGAGTGATGCCGGTCAGATCGCACTGTGGCCTACACTGAAACCACACCTGACTAAAGGCAAAGCTTTATATTTCTCCCATGGTTTTGGTATTACTTATAAAGACCAGACTAACATTATTCCTCCTGCTGACGTGGATGTAATCCTGGTAGCCCCTAAAGGTTCCGGTACTTCCCTGCGCAGACTGTTCCTGGCTGGTCAGGGTCTGAACTCCAGCTTTGCTATCTACCAGGATGCAACCGGTAAAGCACGTGATCGCGTTATCGCACTGGGTATCGGTGTTGGTTCAGGTTACCTGTTCGAAACAGATTTCAAAAAAGAAGTTACTTCTGACTTAACAGGTGAGCGTGGTACCCTGATGGGTGCTATCCAGGGTATCTTCGCTGCTCAGTACGAAGTACTGCGCAAGAATGGTCACTCTCCATCTGAAGCATTTAACGAAACAGTAGAAGAACTGACACAGTCTCTGATGCCGCTGGTTGCTGAAAACGGTATGGACTGGATGTATGCTAACTGTTCTACTACCGCTCAGCGTGGTGCGCTGGATTGGTGGAAGAAATTCAAAGAAGCAAGCCAGCCGGTATTCGAAGAACTGTATGCAAGTGTTGCTGCAGGTAAAGAAGCTGCACGTTCTATCGCATCTAACAGTACTCCTGACTATCGTGATAAACTGAACGAAGAACTGAGAGAACTGCGCGAAAGCGAAATGTGGCAGGCTGGTGCTGCGGTAAGAAAACTGCGCCCAAATAACTAATCAATACAATTAGGAATTAGGAATTAGGGAATTAGGAATTGATAATGCAGCGGAGATTGTCTTCACTGATCCCATTTGAATCCTGATCTTTAATTCTTAATTCCTAATTCTTAATTCCCAATTAATAATGTCCCAGGTACTAACAAGCGTGAATCCGCTCAACATACTCGATGCAGCGGTGAAGTTAAAACCTGTGGTGAACCGTACCCCGCTTACTTACAGCGCCACGCTCTCCCGCAGGTACAATGCAGATGTCTATCTCAAAAGAGAAGACATGCAGATTGTAAGATCTTATAAATTGCGTGGGGCATACAACCTGATTAGCAGCCTGGATAAAGAAACGCTGTCAAAAGGAGTAACCTGTGCCAGCGCGGGTAACCATGCGCAGGGCTTTGCCTATGCATGCCGCCAGCTGGATATTAAAGGCGTGTGTTTCATGCCGATCATTACGCCGAAACAAAAAGTCAACCAGGTAAATATGTTCGGTGGCGAGAACATCGAAATCAGACTGGTAGGCGATACATTTGATGATTGTGCGGCAGAAGCCCAGGCTTTTACCAAAGCACACAACATGACTTTCATTCCTCCTTTCGATGATGCAAAGATCATTGAAGGACAAGGTACCGTAGCTGTAGAGATTCTGGAAGACCAGTCGAAGATCGATTATGTGTTCGTGCCTATTGGTGGCGGCGGACTCGCGGCAGGTGTCGGTACTTATTTTAAAACATACAGTCCCCATACACAGATCATTGGCGTGGAACCGGAAGGC contains the following coding sequences:
- the ilvB gene encoding biosynthetic-type acetolactate synthase large subunit: MQQKDVLPMKPEPAEKRTAATAPLNMTGSEAVIRSLIAEGVETIFGYPGGAIMPIYDALYDFQQEIHHILVRHEQGATHAAQGYARSSGKTGVVFATSGPGATNLVTGLADAYMDSTPMVCITGQVAAHLLGTDAFQETDVIGITMPITKWNIQVTRPEDIPGAIAKAFYIAGSGRPGPVLVDITRNAQVAKFDFEYKKCDYIRSYRPVPRLDLEAVEAAAELINNAKKPYIFCGHGVLLSGAEKELIELAEKAGIPIASTLLGLSAVPVDHPNYVGYLGMHGNYAPNIMTNECDVLIAVGMRFDDRITGDVSQYVKQAKVVHVEIDAAEINKIIKADVAVHADAKTALEALLALVKPAKHDEWIQSFREADKQEIEKVSTKELYPTEGGLKMAEVVRLISERTEGKAILVTDVGQHQMIASRYYRFKDPNTNITSGGMGTMGFALPAAMGAKVGAPEKEVVAVIGDGCFQMTLQELGTIYQSEIGVKIVILNNNFLGMVRQWQQLFFDKRYSSTEMTNPDFVQIAKGFFIPGRKVTDRADITAAVDEMISHKGAYLLEVVVEKEDNVFPMVPSGQPIANIRLE
- a CDS encoding alpha-L-fucosidase; the encoded protein is MKRFLLSVALVLPMLKSLNAQQHTTADSIREKMQWFADAKLGIFIHWGIYSVNGVDESWSFHNRKISYTDYMQQLKGFTAKNYHPEEWAALIKESGARYAVMTTKHHDGVALWDSKLSKLDIANSTPAKRDVLTPLYNALRQQGIKAGAYFSLIDWSYPDYPQFLKDSSRYDAKKDPARWQRFLNFYEGQLKEVMQQYNPDLWWFDGDWEHSAEEWEAVKIRKMLTGHNPNTIINGRLQAYGDYDTPEQNFPVSRPHYNWWELCMTINNNWGYHPDDTNFKTPYEVITIFADAVSNGGNMLLDIGPAEDGTIPAEEVNVLKELGAWNKKHAPAIFNTVAGIPAGHFYGPTTLSKDSTTLYLFLAGNVNGQVMVKGLVNNIKKISVSGNGQQLTHKVVGKISWSAVPGLVYIDVPANVQDKYMTVLALELDGKIKLYRGKGGFLTNE
- a CDS encoding family 20 glycosylhydrolase, with product MKTLFLSMLAICCYLSGTAQLKTGDITIIPEPLLLNPMPGSFVVNDQAAIQYSGKGAEKTAAFLNDYLQRNYNFKLPASPATASGQASNSIIKIVETRSGKAEGYILEVNTGRVYLQGDAAGLFYGLQTLIQLFPVNKNIKPATDTVRQTPYNGSLHLPGVKIQDYPRFAYRGMMLDVSRHFFPPAAIKEFIDMMVLYKFNRFHWHLTDDQGWRIEIKKYPRLQEIASTRKETIVGHHRRSTTYDGKPYGGYYTQDEVRDIVKYAAERNITIIPEIEMPGHSQAVLTAYPSFGNTKGPYEVRTTWGISKDVLNPVNDSVFTFLQDVLTEVIDLFPSQFIHIGGDECLKDRWKESAEVQRMIRRLGLKDEHALQSYFIQRMEKFVNSKGRSIIGWDEILEGGLAANATVMSWRGEEGGIAAAKQQHNVIMTPNTYLYFDYTQGQPSTEPLNAAAYLPLKTVYNYEPLPPSLTRTEQRYIKGVQGNIWTEFIPDQQMLDYMLWPRALALSEIAWAQPGKKNYDRFLRKLPLELSRMSYAGINFRIPEPIGLESKVVTTPTVSVTLKTPVKGGMIYYTTDGTQPGLRSKPYTQPITINVPENSTAQLNCIVVLPTGRVSPLYSASYVRKAFLPAVATKQGAKGVRFSLVKTVPANAKQLPEKGDSSGILPAVDVRPLSVKEYGVTFTGLVKIPADDLYDFHLNSDDGAVFYIDDQVVVDNDGQHDLQDRNGFVPLRKGLHRIRVQYFNTGTGAWLNAGIYRDREKLNPADIFFTGQ
- a CDS encoding NDP-sugar synthase, with amino-acid sequence MQPTLLILAAGMASRYGSLKQIQQFGPSGETIVDYSIYDAIRAGFGKIVFIIRKDFEKEFKEIFEPKLKGRVETDYVFQEMDAFTDGYATPADRTKPWGTAHAILCAKDAINEPFAVINADDFYGRDSFEKAAAFLKDAAKPDVYCVVGYQLSKTISEHGSVSRGVCAADSESNLAAINERTKVYKDGEQIVYEDADGSKHELAPDTPVSMNFWGFHPSVFKLSQDLFRDFLQQNGDKPKSEFFIPIVVDHFIKNKVGVVNVIPTGAQWFGVTYKEDAPGVQESLSALVKSGEYPDNLWK
- the ilvD gene encoding dihydroxy-acid dehydratase is translated as MELNKYSKTLTQDPTQPATQAQLYALGLTEEDLKKAQVGIASMGYDGNPCNMHLNDLAQEVKKGVWANNLVGLTFHTIGVSDGMTNGTPGMRYSLVSRDLIADSIETVVGAQYYDGVITVPGCDKNMPGSLIAMGRLNRPSIMVYGGSTAPGKYQGKDLNIISAFEALGQKMAGQLSDEDFKGIVQHSCPGAGACGGMYTANTMSSAIEALGMSLPYSSSNPALSKDKKEECLSAGKYIHILLEKDIKPSDIMTLEAFENAATVVMALGGSTNAVLHFIAIAKAIGVKFGLPEFQRISDKTPLIADLKPSGKYLMEDLHNIGGVPLVMKYLLKKGYLHGHCLTVTGKTLAENLESVPDLEFEGQDIVVPVEKPIKATGHIQMLYGNLAELGSVAKITGKEGLSFRGPARVFEGEYELIAGIQNGRVKAGDVVVIRQVGPKGAPGMPEMLKPTSAIMGVGLGKSVALITDGRFSGGTHGFVVGHITPEAVEGGTIGLVQDNDIIEIDAEKNTINVELSAEELAARRAKWVKPALKVTNGVLYKYAKLVSNATEGCVTDEA
- a CDS encoding branched-chain amino acid transaminase, coding for MYSYYNENTILYINGEYKKATAATTDLYGQSLHYGYAVFEGIRAYKTADGTVKIFKAKEHFDRFKRSCELIHMPYPFDNDELVKACYKVLELNNMEEAYIRPLAFCPPNMTLKAAAETHVLICAWEWGAYLGEKLLRVMTSSYQRPNPKAFKIESKTAGLYVNSILASQEAKEQGYDEALLLDINGFVAEGPGANLFFEKDGKIFTPPPGNILPGITRATVIELCHELGIPLEEKLFTTDELKTADCVFYCGTAAEVVGWDSLDGQTFNKPWATSLGKLLQQAYKAKVLEKEFDRAAVPVA
- the ilvN gene encoding acetolactate synthase small subunit, translated to MQKEYTITVYTEDRIGITSRITVIFTRRGINITSLTTAETEIPGVYKFIITVLSEKEKLVKIVGQIERLIEIHRAFVHEEDEVVYQELALYKISTKALQNGNIELLIRENNARILTITEDYFVLEKTGHQQELIDLQAKLAPYGLIEYTKSGRVAIIKWSRRFHDHLKELETQRPDNLKQATYKEHTEVSAEEESI